The following proteins are co-located in the Nerophis ophidion isolate RoL-2023_Sa linkage group LG04, RoL_Noph_v1.0, whole genome shotgun sequence genome:
- the otud6b gene encoding deubiquitinase OTUD6B: MEEGDTLEETLLKQHRREKRDLQAQIQSMKNAVPKNDKKRRKVLTEEIAKLETDLNQKHEEELKQLQLTSGTKEVEEALNGVEAMKLEGKEEEEEEEEVKHPRVTKAQKRRDKKAAQEKERESRIAEAEVQNLQGVRHQEGLKLAQKLSQRGLQIKEISSDGHCMYRAVRDQLARRRQPELSVEELRGRTAAHMRSHAQDFLPFLSDANTGDACTAEAFDKYCADVQHTAAWGGQLELQALTKVLQLPIDVIQADSPTIKIGEEFDGDAITLVYMRHAYGLGEHYNSVEQLKEPSAVESA, from the exons ATGGAGGAGGGGGACACGCTGGAGGAGACGTTGCTAAAGCAGCATCGTAGGGAGAAAAGGGACCTGCAAG CCCAAATCCAGAGCATGAAGAATGCTGTTCCCAAGAATGACAAGAAGAGGAGAAAAGTGCTGACAGAGGAGATTGCAAAACTGGAGACTGACCTCAACCAGAAACACGAGGAGGAACTGAAGCAGCTCCAACTTACAAGTGGCACAAAG GAGGTGGAGGAGGCGCTGAATGGCGTGGAGGCCATGAAGCTGGAGGgcaaagaggaggaggaggaggaggaggaagtcaAACATCCTCGTGTCACCAAAGCCCAGAAGAGAAGG GACAAGAAGGCGGCCCAGGAGAAGGAGCGCGAGAGCAGGATCGCCGAGGCCGAGGTGCAGAACCTGCAGGGCGTCCGCCACCAGGAGGGCCTCAAGCTGGCGCAGAAGCTCTCCCAGCGAGGTCTCCAGATCAAGGAGATTTCCTCCGACGGCCACTGCATGTACCGCGCCGTGCGGGACCAGCTGGCACGGCGCCGCCAG CCCGAGTTAAGCGTGGAAGAACTGCGGGGTCGCACGGCGGCGCACATGAGGAGCCACGCCCAAGACTTCCTGCCTTTCCTCAGCGACGCCAACACGGGGGACGCGTGCACGGCAG AGGCCTTTGACAAGTACTGCGCTGATGTCCAGCACACGGCAGCTTGGGGCGGCCAGCTGGAA CTGCAAGCTCTGACTAAAGTTCTTCAGCTGCCAATCGATGTCATCCAAGCGGACTCCCCCACTATCAAAATTGGGGAAGAATTTGACGGCGACGCCATCACTCTGGT CTACATGCGTCACGCCTATGGACTGGGGGAACACTACAACTCTGTGGAGCAGCTGAAGGAGCCCAGCGCCGTGGAGAGCGCCTGA